One part of the Thermococcus radiotolerans genome encodes these proteins:
- a CDS encoding ADP-dependent ribose-1-phosphate kinase, with product MARFDVVGVGNLNYDIILLVERFPDFHEKVNAENAFFGLGGAAANTISWLATFGLRTGYIGAVGRDEIGEAHISYFRRLGVDTGGIRTVDAPSGVAVAIIHGEDKRIVKYPGANRMKEIDFDYLSGARHVHLSSNPPETIVEVVNFASERGITVSLDIGEAELPRDVEARVDYLMMNEDEYRRKFGSLDLSLSSARNLVVTLNGGGALVRDENGNVREVRGLSAEVVDSTGAGDAFDAGVIYGVLNGWTLEEAARLGMLLAYLTVQKVGARSAVISLGEVKRIAKELGLHLPFSRP from the coding sequence GTGGGTGTGGGCAACCTCAACTACGATATCATACTGCTCGTAGAGCGTTTTCCCGATTTCCACGAGAAGGTTAACGCCGAAAACGCGTTCTTCGGTCTGGGTGGTGCCGCCGCCAACACCATAAGCTGGCTGGCCACGTTTGGGCTGAGAACCGGCTATATAGGGGCCGTTGGAAGGGACGAGATTGGGGAGGCTCACATCTCGTACTTTAGAAGGCTGGGCGTTGATACGGGGGGCATCAGAACGGTGGACGCGCCCTCAGGGGTTGCCGTTGCCATAATACACGGGGAGGACAAGAGGATAGTGAAGTACCCCGGTGCCAACCGCATGAAGGAGATAGACTTCGATTACCTCTCGGGGGCGAGGCACGTGCACCTCTCCTCAAATCCGCCGGAGACGATAGTTGAGGTCGTGAACTTCGCCAGCGAAAGGGGGATAACGGTTTCCTTGGACATAGGCGAGGCCGAGCTCCCGAGGGATGTGGAGGCGAGGGTGGATTATCTCATGATGAACGAGGATGAATACCGGAGGAAGTTCGGTTCGCTGGACCTCTCGCTCTCAAGCGCCAGGAACCTCGTGGTCACCCTCAACGGCGGCGGTGCCCTTGTGAGGGATGAGAACGGAAACGTCCGCGAGGTTCGTGGGCTGAGTGCAGAGGTCGTTGACTCGACCGGAGCTGGGGATGCTTTCGACGCAGGGGTTATATACGGCGTTCTCAATGGCTGGACGCTTGAGGAAGCCGCCAGGCTCGGCATGCTGCTGGCGTATCTCACCGTTCAGAAGGTCGGGGCGAGGAGCGCAGTGATTTCCCTGGGGGAGGTCAAGAGGATTGCAAAGGAACTCGGTCTTCACCTGCCTTTCAGTAGGCCTTGA